In one window of Panthera uncia isolate 11264 chromosome F2, Puncia_PCG_1.0, whole genome shotgun sequence DNA:
- the LOC125924869 gene encoding 60S ribosomal protein L21-like, whose translation MTNTKGKRRGTRYRFSRPFRKHGVVPLATYMRIYKKGDIVDIKGMGTVQKGMPHKCYHGKTGRVYNVTQHAVGIVVNKQVKGKILAKRINVRIEHIKHSKSRDSFLKRVKENDQKKKEAKEKGTWVQLKRQPAPPREAHFVRTNGKEPELLEPIPYEFIV comes from the coding sequence ATGAccaacacaaagggaaagaggagaggtacTCGCTATAGGTTCTCTAGGCCTTTTAGAAAACATGGAGTTGTTCCTTTGGCAACATACATGCGAATCTACAAGAAAGGTGATATTGTGGACATCAAGGGAATGGGCACTGTTCAAAAAGGAATGCCCCACAAATGTTACCACGGCAAAACTGGAAGAGTCTACAATGTTACCCAGCATGCTGTTGGCATTGTTGTAAACAAACAAGTTAAGGGCAAGATTCTTGCTAAGAGAATTAATGTACGTATCGAGCACATTAAGCACTCAAAGAGCCGAGACAGCTTCCTGAAGCGCgtgaaggaaaatgatcagaaaaagaaggaagccaaggagaaaggtaCTTGGGTTCAACTGAAGCGCCAGCCTGCCCCACCCAGAGAAGCACACTTTGTGAGAACCAATGGAAAGGAGCCTGAGCTGTTGGAACCCATTCCCTATGAATTCATCGtgtga